A stretch of the Sylvia atricapilla isolate bSylAtr1 chromosome 28, bSylAtr1.pri, whole genome shotgun sequence genome encodes the following:
- the TCF7L1 gene encoding transcription factor 7-like 1 isoform X2, with protein MPQLEPTGGDDLGAPDELIAFQDEGEEQDKGAGRGSAHGDLDELKSSLVSETENRGVPGPAVGPGPEAERPPPPRESFQKPRDSLAEVVRRQDGSFFKGPPYPGYPFLMLPELGSPYLANGALSPGGARTYLQMKWPLLDVPAGATLKDNRSPSPAHLSNKVPVVQHAHHVHPLTPLITYSNDPFPPGSPPGHLSPEIDPKTGIPRPPHPPELPPYYPLSPGAVGQLPHPLGWLVPQQGQPMYSIPAGGFRHPYPALAMNASMSSLMSSRFSPHMVPPPTHGLHPSGIPHPTIVSPIVKQEPSQPSTSPGSSSKSPVAVKKEEEKKPHIKKPLNAFMLYMKEMRAKVVAECTLKESAAINQILGRRWHSLSREEQAKYYELARKERQLHSQLYPTWSARDNYGKKKKRKREKLAQQQSHDTDSSLPSKSKKPCVPYLPAEKPCASPASSHGSMLDSPATPSAALASPAAPAATHSEQAQPLSLTTKPEARAQLTVHSTILTSKASSSSSSSSSSSSSSSLGSPPSLLSRPIPFASVTPTALLSSPSSSIPAALAVLQTQPLSLVTKPAD; from the exons ATGCCGCAGCTGGAACCGACGGGGGGAGACGACTTGGGGGCCCCCGACGAGCTCATCGCCTTCCAGGACGAGGGCGAGGAGCAGGACAAGGGCGCGGGGCGCGGCTCGGCCCACGGGGACCTGGACGAGCTCAAGTCCTCTCTGGTCAGCGAGACCGAGAACCGGGGGGTCCCCGGCCCCGCAGTCGGCCCCGGCCCCGAG GCGGagcggcccccgccgccccgggaAAGTTTCCAGAAGCCGCGGGACTCTCTGGCAGAAG tGGTCAGAAGACAAGATGGGAGTTTTTTTAAGGGCCCCCCCTATCCCGGCTACCCCTTCCTGAtgctccctgagctgggcagccCCTACCTCGCCAACGGAGCCCTCTCCCCCGGCGGAGCCCGCACC TACCTGCAGATGAAGTGGCCACTGCTGGACGTGCCGGCCGGGGCCACACTGAAGGACAACCGCTCTCCCTCACCTGCCCACCTG TCCAACAAGGTCCCGGTGGTGCAGCATGCCCATCACGTGCACCCGCTGACCCCGCTCATCACCTACAGCAACGACCCCTTCCCGCCAGGATCGCCCCCCGGCCACCTGTCCCCAGAGATCGACCCCAAGACGg GGATCCCGCGGCCGCCACACCCCCCTGAGCTGCCCCCCTATTACCCGCTGTCACCTGGAGCCGTGGGGCAGCTCCCACACCCGCTGGGCTGGCTCGTGCCACA GCAAGGACAGCCCATGTACTCCATTCCGGCTGGTGGCTTCCGGCACCCATATCCTGCCCTGGCCATGAATGCCTCCATGTCCAG TTTGATGTCCAGCCGCTTCTCCCCGCATATGGTCCCACCGCCCACGCACGGGCTGCACCCCTCAGGCATTCCACACCCCACCATCGTCTCGCCCATCGTCAAGCaggagccctcccagcccagcaccagccctggAAGCAGTTC GAAATCCCCCGTGGCAgtaaagaaggaggaggagaagaaaccCCACATCAAGAAGCCTCTCAATGCCTTCATGCTGTACATGAAGGAGATGAGGGCCAAGGTGGTGGCTGAGTGCACGCTGAAGGAGAGTGCTGCCATCAACCAGATCCTGGGCCGGCGG TGGCACTCGCTGTCGCGGGAGGAACAGGCCAAGTACTACGAGCTGGCACGGAAGGAGCGGCAGCTGCACTCACAGCTCTACCCAACCTGGTCAGCGCGGGACAACTAC GGCAAGAAAAAGAAGCGAAAGCGTGAGAAGCTGGCGCAGCAGCAAAGCCACGACACGGACA gctcCCTGCCCTCCAAGAGCAAGAAGCCGTGCGTGCCGTACCTGCCGGCAGAGAAGCCGTGTGCCAGCCCGGCCTCGTCCCACGGCAGCATGCTGGACTCTCCCGCCACGCCGTCAGCAGCGCTGGCCTCGCCGGCCGCGCCGGCCGCCACCCACTCCGAGCAAGCCCAGCCACTCTCGCTCACCACCAAGCCAGAGGCCAGGGCTCAGCTCACTGTGCATTCCACCATCCTCACCAGCAaagcctcctcttcctcctcctcctcctcctcctcctcctcctcctccagccttgGCAGCCCACCCTCGCTCCTCTCCAGACCCATCCCTTTTGCCTCGGTGACCCCCACGGCTCTCCTGTCCTCcccctccagctccatcccGGCTGCCCTGGCCGTGCTGCAGAcgcagcccctctccctggtCACCAAACCTGCTGACTAA
- the TCF7L1 gene encoding transcription factor 7-like 1 isoform X1 → MPQLEPTGGDDLGAPDELIAFQDEGEEQDKGAGRGSAHGDLDELKSSLVSETENRGVPGPAVGPGPEVRRGAAGSRGEAPPARPRSAHRLSPQAERPPPPRESFQKPRDSLAEVVRRQDGSFFKGPPYPGYPFLMLPELGSPYLANGALSPGGARTYLQMKWPLLDVPAGATLKDNRSPSPAHLSNKVPVVQHAHHVHPLTPLITYSNDPFPPGSPPGHLSPEIDPKTGIPRPPHPPELPPYYPLSPGAVGQLPHPLGWLVPQQGQPMYSIPAGGFRHPYPALAMNASMSSLMSSRFSPHMVPPPTHGLHPSGIPHPTIVSPIVKQEPSQPSTSPGSSSKSPVAVKKEEEKKPHIKKPLNAFMLYMKEMRAKVVAECTLKESAAINQILGRRWHSLSREEQAKYYELARKERQLHSQLYPTWSARDNYGKKKKRKREKLAQQQSHDTDKATIKIQMQPKPLLVNI, encoded by the exons ATGCCGCAGCTGGAACCGACGGGGGGAGACGACTTGGGGGCCCCCGACGAGCTCATCGCCTTCCAGGACGAGGGCGAGGAGCAGGACAAGGGCGCGGGGCGCGGCTCGGCCCACGGGGACCTGGACGAGCTCAAGTCCTCTCTGGTCAGCGAGACCGAGAACCGGGGGGTCCCCGGCCCCGCAGTCGGCCCCGGCCCCGAGGTGAGGcgaggggcggcggggagccGGGGGGAggcgccccccgcccggccccgctccgctcaCCGCCTCTCCCCGCAGGCGGagcggcccccgccgccccgggaAAGTTTCCAGAAGCCGCGGGACTCTCTGGCAGAAG tGGTCAGAAGACAAGATGGGAGTTTTTTTAAGGGCCCCCCCTATCCCGGCTACCCCTTCCTGAtgctccctgagctgggcagccCCTACCTCGCCAACGGAGCCCTCTCCCCCGGCGGAGCCCGCACC TACCTGCAGATGAAGTGGCCACTGCTGGACGTGCCGGCCGGGGCCACACTGAAGGACAACCGCTCTCCCTCACCTGCCCACCTG TCCAACAAGGTCCCGGTGGTGCAGCATGCCCATCACGTGCACCCGCTGACCCCGCTCATCACCTACAGCAACGACCCCTTCCCGCCAGGATCGCCCCCCGGCCACCTGTCCCCAGAGATCGACCCCAAGACGg GGATCCCGCGGCCGCCACACCCCCCTGAGCTGCCCCCCTATTACCCGCTGTCACCTGGAGCCGTGGGGCAGCTCCCACACCCGCTGGGCTGGCTCGTGCCACA GCAAGGACAGCCCATGTACTCCATTCCGGCTGGTGGCTTCCGGCACCCATATCCTGCCCTGGCCATGAATGCCTCCATGTCCAG TTTGATGTCCAGCCGCTTCTCCCCGCATATGGTCCCACCGCCCACGCACGGGCTGCACCCCTCAGGCATTCCACACCCCACCATCGTCTCGCCCATCGTCAAGCaggagccctcccagcccagcaccagccctggAAGCAGTTC GAAATCCCCCGTGGCAgtaaagaaggaggaggagaagaaaccCCACATCAAGAAGCCTCTCAATGCCTTCATGCTGTACATGAAGGAGATGAGGGCCAAGGTGGTGGCTGAGTGCACGCTGAAGGAGAGTGCTGCCATCAACCAGATCCTGGGCCGGCGG TGGCACTCGCTGTCGCGGGAGGAACAGGCCAAGTACTACGAGCTGGCACGGAAGGAGCGGCAGCTGCACTCACAGCTCTACCCAACCTGGTCAGCGCGGGACAACTAC GGCAAGAAAAAGAAGCGAAAGCGTGAGAAGCTGGCGCAGCAGCAAAGCCACGACACGGACA AAGCCACAATCAAGATTCAAATGCAGCCAAAACCATTATTGGTCAATATTTGA
- the TGOLN2 gene encoding trans-Golgi network integral membrane protein 2 — protein MEAPRPLLLLLLLLLGLCAARATETLQTDNGKSSAVLQADKSPGAGDNQEHRSTSSENTNQQKDNSNNGELKTDVSSRTRRDVNQNTNADQRDSSLTGNGSNDEEKTNGLQKRSNTGATQDGQGSDGTGESSNAGGGGQGDGDQSSSSNGQGSTRTSSGGQGSTDTNTGGQGSAGTNNGGQTGQPSSGTGGQGSTDNNNGGQSNPSSDTGGQGSAGTNTGDKGNPSSGTGGQGGTDTSTGGQSNPSSGTGGQGSAGTNNVDQSNPSSGTGGQGGTDTSTGDKGNPSSGTGGQGSAGTNDGGQTGQPNSGTGGQGGTDTSTGDKGNPSSGTGGQGNSETSTGDQSNPSSGTDGQGNSETNTGDQSNPSSGTGGQGGTDTSTGGQTGSHNNEQSTDQDSHVNKNSQDGNQPDNAKSKDTKENSSEKNKAGTGKSGNNEGGTNTNGSNNKEQGSIQGGGDRNRAGTQGSEASNGHTNGDTSQGSNGGQQAQTETQGSAGDEQPHGQDSAKNSQEDQSDLSRLAPSTEEGFLENEESVAEDLAKAEEDGDASLDQDRGKSVPSVPRARSESSHFFAYLVTTAIIVAALYVAYHNKRKIIAFALEGKRSKTGRRPKSGDYQRLDQKI, from the exons ATGGAGGCCCCGAGGCcgctcttgctgctgctgctgctgctcctggggctctgcgCCGCCCGCGCCACGG AGACCCTGCAAACAGATAACGGCAAATCTTCCGCAGTGCTTCAGGCAGACAagtcacctggagcaggtgacaaCCAGGAACACAGGAGCACATcctcagaaaacacaaaccagcagAAGGATAATTCCAACAATGGCGAGCTCAAAACAGACGTGAGTAGCAGGACCAGGCGGGatgtgaatcagaatacaaaTGCAGACCAGAGGGACAGTAGTCTGACTGGAAATGGCAGCAATGATGAGGAGAAGACAAATGGGTTACAGAAACGCAGCAACACGGGGGCTACTCAGGATGGCCAAGGTTCAGATGGAACTGGTGAAAGCAGCAATGCAGGAGGTGGGGGACAGGGAGATGGagaccagagcagcagcagtaatGGCCAAGGCAGTACAAGGACCAGCAGTGGTGGCCAGGGCAGTACAGACACCAACACTGGtggccagggcagtgcagggactAACAATGGTGGCCAGACTGGACAACCAAGCAGTGGCACTGGTGGCCAGGGCAGTACAGACAACAACAATGGTGGCCAGAGCAACCCAAGCAGTGACACTGGtggccagggcagtgcagggaccAACACTGGTGACAAGGGCAACCCAAGCAGTGGCACTGGTGGCCAGGGTGGTACAGACACCAGCACTGGTGGCCAGAGCAACCCAAGCAGTGGCACTGGtggccagggcagtgcagggaccAACAATGTTGACCAGAGCAACCCAAGCAGTGGCACTGGTGGCCAAGGTGGTACAGACACCAGCACTGGTGACAAGGGCAACCCAAGCAGTGGCACTGGtggccagggcagtgcagggaccAATGATGGTGGCCAGACTGGACAACCAAACAGTGGCACTGGTGGCCAGGGTGGTACAGACACCAGCACTGGCGACAAGGGCAACCCAAGCAGTGGCACTGGTGGCCAAGGCAATTCAGAGACCAGCACTGGTGACCAGAGCAACCCAAGCAGTGGCACTGATGGCCAAGGCAATTCAGAGACCAACACTGGTGACCAGAGCAACCCAAGCAGTGGCACTGGTGGCCAGGGTGGTACAGACACCAGCACTGGTGGCCAGACTGGCAGCCATAACAatgagcagagcacagaccaGGATAGCCATGTCAACAAAAACAGCCAGGATGGCAACCAGCCAGACAATGCCAAGAGCAAGGACACCAAGGAGAACAGCAGTGAGAAGAACAAGGCTGGCACTGGCAAAAGTGGCAACAACGAGGGCGGCACGAACACAAATGGCAGCAACAACAAGGAACAGGGCAGCATCCAGGGCGGTGGTGACAGGAACAGGGCTGGCACCCAGGGCAGCGAGGCCAGTAATGGGCACACAAACGGGGACACCAGCCAAGGCAGCAATGGTGGGCAGCAGGCCCAGAC tgagacccagggcagtgctggtgaTGAGCAGCCTCATGGCCAGGACAGTGCAAAGAACTCCCAGGAGGACCAAAGCGATTTGTCACGCTTGGCTCCCTCCACTGAGGAGGGCTttttggaaaatgaagaaagcGTCGCAGAGGACCTGGCCAAGGCTGAGGAGGATGGTGATGCCTCCTTGGATCAGGACAGAGGGAAGAGTGTTCCCTCCGTGCCCCGGGCCCGCTCAGAGAGCAGCCACTTCTTTGCCTACCTGGTGACCACGGCCATCATCGTTGCAGCTCTGTACGTGGCATACCACAACAAACGAAAG ATCATTGCTTTTgctctggaaggaaaaagatcAAAAACCGGTAGACGGCCCAAATCTGGTGATTATCAGAGACTGGACCAAAAG ATCTAG